The stretch of DNA CGTCCTGCATCAGAAGGTCTCCCTTCTACATTCTCCGCCGCTGAAAACGGCTCCGTTTGGATCGCTCACGGAGGTCAACTCTCCAGCTACGACTGGAACCTCATCCACGCCGCAACTCTCCGCACTCACCTCGACGAAATTAACTCGATCTGCAGAGTCTGGCCGGAAATCGTGGCTGTCGGATCTGAATCCGATGCCGGATTACATTTCTACAATTTCTCCGGTAGCCGCCACGTCGGATCGCTCCATTGGAGCGATCCTTCTGATCCGCGAATCTTCAAGGCGCGAGTCAACTCGATAACCGCTTCGGAGAATTCCGTTTTCGCCTCATTCGATTGTCCTCACAGGGAGAATTGCATCCTCGAGGTTGATAAAGCTAAGATTCAGATCGTATCGCAGTTAGGTCGACAATCCGGGAACCAAGCGAAGCACATGGTTCCCGGGAAGCTAACGTGGATTCCTGCGACCGGGGTCCTAGTTGGAAGTGCGGTCACAGGAGGAGCATTCGGTTACTCCGGTTACATCCGGCTGTGGGACCCTAGGTCCGGGGAAGTGGTTTGGGAAACGAACGAACCAGGTGCGGGTAGGAGTAGTAGGTTCGGTGATTCGTTTTCAGCTATAGATGTTGATGTTGAAAAGTTGTTACTATTTAAGCTTTGTTCAAAGTCAGGAGATTTAGCTATGGCTGATATACGTCGTTTGGGAGACGATCCTTGGGTTTATTTGAAAGAGAAGAACCCTAGTTTGGTGACAAATGGTGGTGATGGTAGCATTAATAGTTTAGTGCATTGTTACAAGGGGCAAGTTTTTGTGGGGAGAGGTGGTGGGTTGGAGGTTTGGTCTAGGGTTCAAGATATGGCGGAATGTGAGAGTGATGGGGATGGTGAGGGACTTTATAGGAGGAATTTTGTTGATAAGAGAGAGGATTCGGAGAAAGGAGTGATCAAGAAGATTGAAGGTGGTGGGGATAGGTTGTTCATTAGCAGAGAAGATGTTGAAGGTATTGAAGTGTGGGAGAGTTCTCATTCTGCTGGAGCTATCTCTGTTTTGTGACATGGGGATAGGGCTTAAATTGATAGGTAGGGTTTGTGTTACCTTGTTGTATTTTAAGATTCTTCTTCTTCCATGAAAACTATGGAATTGGTtagttttcttattttttgtgaatAATCATAATTTTATGCATTTGTTGTAATTTTAGTTCTAGTATCATGAATAAGTAAACCACAATGGGTCTCAAATGAGTTTGTTATGATATTCAAGATCAATTAACTTTTTTAGGTTCATTAACATTATCTTATGTTTGTACTTTGTTTTGCATACTTTGCTTCAATAATATTGAGCTATATTATTTTATGCAACATTTTGCTAACAAGTTATTGataaatttcatcataattaactcacacaaaaTGTTCGAGAGAAGTCGTCCAACCTAAACATTTGTCAGTTGAGCTAGAGTCATTCTCCTTAATAGAATATTACTAGTTATTATTTCTACTATACTAATGTTAAATCACAGTCCTTCTATCCATTCTCTCCTACTCCCACTTCCACTTTCATTCTTTCCTTAACTAAACTCTCTGCTGTGGAAACCTCATGTTGATGTAGTTTCTTTTGGTTTTGAACTCCCCTCAATTCAATGTTCTACTGACCGTTTCCAGATTTTGGAGTAACATTTGCTTTGGGTCCAATATTCTTCAACTTCAGGTAACCTTCCATAGCATATTTTACtagtaataatttttcttttgttgatgTCATTCCCAACCTTTCATGTGAGTTTTATCATTCAAATATGTAGTTACTAGCCATTTAGGATGGTTTGTTGATCAAACTACTCTGCAGTTGATTGATGAGAAAGCTgcctattatttattatttatattagttaattaaaatttgcaATCATGTTTTAGGTGGGATGAATATAGGAAGTAGTTTTCAGCATCATGAATACCTTACGACCCACCCATGTTTTATCAAGTAGTTGATTGctatttttatcatatattctTTATATTGTTCATTTCCTGTCACAAGCAATTGCGTAACTATGTGCTCTTATTTTCTGTTACTCATTAATTTCAAAAGCTCTACATATGATTTCATTATGAGAGTTTAAATGCTTATATGTTATAATCATTGACCAATGGAGTTGGCTTAGTGAATGCACGCTAAGACTTCAAGTGTGGGAGAAAGTGTAGTATGAGATTTCCCTTAGTGTGGGATCCTTGGTTGAATTGGCTCAATGACTTTTGAAAAGTAAATCTCTTGAAGATAGGTCTTACCCTTGTTGCTCTGATGATTTTGAACAATAGGAGGATACTTgtagattaaataaatttaatctacAATAAAGTTATAGCAATTGATTAGCCAAAATGCTGATAGCAATCATTATAATAAACCTTGATCAATTTGAAGTTTATGAACTTCAAATCCATTGAATTCCACACAACCTCAAAAGTTCCATTTGTGGTAAATTAGGAAATGCAGGCTTCGTGGTCAATTAGTTGTATATGTAACAAAGATATCAATCCATTTTGgcagttatatatgtaactaaTTAAACACTATATTAACGGAAAAATAGTCTAaacaatatgtttttttatttaaaagttttaataatctataaatgcttaaattaataatgcaacataaatttaatgaatacttatgtaaaatataaattaaatataagtacATGTATTAAAACCTAATTTGGTAACTATacatctaaaataaattttggttcaAACTATCCAAACAATATAAGTTGTTCAGAATCACTTTTACAAAAATGTAaccaaacataaattaatttatattcaacttacttttaatcaaaatcaattctactaaaatcaattataaccACCACATAACCAAACACACTCGAAGTCAATAACCATTTGGTTGTCATATAGTCtgtcaaattaattatcttGGCAAAGCACTACATAGTCGAAgcaaattgtttatttaaaagcTAGGCATCCACTCTTCATATTGCCAAAGCCAGAAAATTTGAGGCCATATTTTGCCTCTTAATTATCGTGTCTGTTCCTTGTAAGccattaaaatgattatttgttattttatttttagtgtaGATCTGAATGGAGCCGAGTATTTTTGACAGCACCATTTCATTAGTCATAGTCAGTAGACAGTAGTTTATGTCTTTCAATAATGTCTCTGACTTGTACTTCCGAATAGTATTATGTCCTCTGTTATCtgaataattatgatattattagGATCCGGATAGTTGAGATATATTATTATGTCTAGGGGTGGACAGAATCACGGCATCTGACCAAAATCCAAGTAATCCGATCCACTTATTGAGCACTCGGGTGGGTCATAGACAGGTCACCAGTCAAAAAGTATAAATTTTCGGATAGAAAGAATAGAACCAAATACTGAGAAGTCCAAAATATACTGTCCCTATCTGCCTAATGTAAATTACATTTTTCAGAAGTTGGAAGGTAGTATAAGTTAAGGCAAATAGGCATTTTAAGTATTTTGCAGACTTTTAGTCGAAATTCAAAACGTCTACTAGTAAATAAATTTCAACTGCCGGACAATATCACTTTTTAATATAGTTCTCATACATCATTAGGATCTGATtctttaaaaaagtaatttattttaaaaaataaaataattattaatattatatgtatatatataataaaattacgaGTGAATGAAATAATACATGtaccactacaagaaaaacaccattttgtggccaattttataaatattttgtggccgaataaaaccctcacaaattagtgaccgaaaaagcccttacaaatgtcaaaattgaaattggtctttgtttgtggctgaaaaaaccctcacaaatttttaaatatttaacttgattttgtggctgcctaagccctcacaaaatcacaacattgtgagggcttaggcagccacaaaatccagttaaatatttaaaaatttgtgagggctttttcagccacaaataaagaccaatttcaattttgacatctgtgagggctttttcggtcactaatttgtgagagttttattcggccacaaaatatttataaagttggccacaaaatggtgtttttcttgtagtgatgaatctataaaaaaaatgtagttttgttaaaaaaatcttatttgtgtttataatatatttaatggatttttatggtttcctagagttagctaaactttataataatttttctaaagtcttgataatattttttatacacgTATTTGTTAGTTGAGGTCTTGTCTGCTATTTTAAGAGTTATTAGATTACAAACTTAGGCGATTCTTCATATTTGTGAGTAGACAACAATCATtgtcacatatttttattttgctataattattattttacttgttttctatgttaaagtatttatttaaaaattgggGAAGCACAACATTTGAAATTATCTCGATTTCGtcctttaattattttcatagtatttgttaaatagtatgttaatagtttgatttatttatgagttataaagtatttgaatattaaattgttatatAGTTGAATATGTTTTCCATGAGTTATGATGAAGTGAGAAAGGATTTTTAAACGTATTTTGGAAatcattgttataattatgatatCGTTAGCGACGATaggtgtacttaattatatcattttgaTTGGAGAGAGTTAACTTTTAGATGAAGTCGCTCCTATGGGAGATGTCATCATTAGGAGAAGAGAGatatcaacgagatgtaagcttCCTAATTGATGCGTTATAATAcgttaattaattttgaatttaaaaaaattaattttttaatatacgtaatattttgtggcggcctaagccctcacaatttttttttttttaatctggaggccatttgtggcggcctaagccctcacaaaggagggattttgtggcggcctgggccctcacaaaagctgattttaaaatcagtctgttctttgtggcggcctaagccctcacaaaggcagacttttgtggatgcaaaagccctcacaaatgtctgtcttttgtggctgcaaaagccctcacaaatgccaacCTGTTTCTGCCACTTtatggctgcaaaagccctcacaaaattttgtgatcagcttctttgtggctgccaaaagccctcacaaaagccacctttgtggctgattatacccttttgtgagggcaaaagccctcacaaaatgcttgttttcttgttgtgtaGCATGACTATTCTCTTTTAAGAAATTAGGCTCATCAATCAAGCGCTATTAAAAATGGTTATTAGACGGCGTttctaacaaataaattatGGGTGAATCAAATATtagttatttgttttattaactTCTTACTTTACATTAAGTGAGTTAAATCCATGTTATTATGCCCTCCTATATGTCAAAATGATCTGATCTTGATTTCTCAGCAGATGCGGAGACATAATCCACTTCTCTAGCATGATCGTGAGACAGAATCCACTCTTCTAGCATGATCATAGAAGTCCGTGTAAGCATGCACAGCAACCTCTTATTTCCACgtatatttgatatttgtttttgttttgagaGTACTTTGTCACTCGAATTCTTATGTTATTCTACCAAGCCACTTTATGGTATACTCAAATTCCTACATATaatagaactaaaataaatttacatatataattatgattgaatgaaatattaattactttttttattataatatttttggaaTAATGAAGTACGTTATGGAACATTCCCATTTTGTAGTTTTGAGAAATCATTTATGATTTAGTTTACTTTCAAGAATGTTACTAGCTTACACAAAATTTCTTTCACTTTTTATTCTCGTGAATGAAGAgaatttgatattgttatgtGAACATCAAACTCTAAGTAACTACCTATAATTTTTTCCgccgtaaaaaaaaaaaactaactacAACTTTCACTCTCACTTTTGGAAATGTGATTTCATACCTTAAAACTAACATGTGCACACCTTGGATGTTTGAATCACATCCCCCGTGCCAAGAAGATGATAAGAATCCTTCATCAATCTATTGGTTTTAACAATTTATAAACATATGATGGCAACATGTTTGTGATACATGCATGCTCATATCATACTATTCATTTAATTTGTTCATAGTTGATGTTACACTAATCATATACAACACTCCATGCAAAGAGCAAAGTAGGCACCTTAGAAGATTTGCTATTAACATGATATGGTTTTGAAGGATTTCAGTTCTGATTCTAACCATATATAGTGTATAAGTAGGAAAAAAACCTAgttctttaaaatatcattattttgtcatttgatctttcattctttattttccttaatttcatttttcattaattaattaatttgttttaaatcaTTTAGTTCTTAGGAGAATGATGTTCTGGCAATTCAGAGTTTACTTGAaggtaaataaaatttgataaaaagttatttcatattttattataatttatatttcacAGTTATATTGATCAATAATATTtcgctttaaaaaaaattcttcataaGTTTTTGGAACTAAAGCTCATATGAGATGGACTATTtggtaaattaaaaaataatttataaaggaCCTGTTTCAAACAAATTGAAAATGGTAAACACTGTCTATAAATCACGAGGATTGATTATGGTATATAGATTCTCATAATGGAATTGTTTCCATGCACGTTGAAGAAATGATTcttaaaaaacataatcatcatgGACCTTTTGAGTtggattaattaaaaaattacaaataatgtATCAGTCGTTGGAGTTAtcgaaataaaaatgaatagcATCGAGATTCGAGATATAGTTGtataatgtttttcttttttgataaaataaatagataatgaTATTCTTGATAGAAAGATATATGTCAACCGTTTTGCTtataaacaacttttttataacaaaatagtacATCAGATTCATTATTTTCACGTGAttcaatgattaaaaataaatatgtgaatgatagaaaaaaaattatttatttgtagaTAATATATATCTTTTCTATCCgagatattattatttatttattttatcaaaaaggaaaaacattatttagaattaagatttttttttaaaaattattttcaatagaAATCATCACAATACTACTTATTTTACgacattataaattataaataagattttaaaaatttaaatttttaaaaacttctCTAGCACATGCaatgttaacaaaaataattaatattattttataaaatatacaaatattatataaacaatcaaatattttaagagaatttaatattataaaacttaatttttattaaattattaaaatatttttttttattaaaattataagaattatcatatttaaaatatgatttcgTTTTTAGAATGTctgaaatttgaattaaaactttatagttgataaaaaaaaagctAAATGTCTTATTTAGATTGGAACATGAAATGCTATTACTCCTTATGTCTCACAAGTGtcg from Cicer arietinum cultivar CDC Frontier isolate Library 1 chromosome 3, Cicar.CDCFrontier_v2.0, whole genome shotgun sequence encodes:
- the LOC101491835 gene encoding protein ENDOPLASMIC RETICULUM-ARRESTED PEN3 → MCYILKKINRQDNTSKKIIVVAKMEEESTSHANDRIKLNVGGKLFETTLSTIRSGGPDSLLFALSNRFSNDPNPVFIDRDPEIFSVLLSLLRTNHIPSTARRFSKQELTDEALFYGIDSYLRAATSPPPFSGIDASIVDSVRPASEGLPSTFSAAENGSVWIAHGGQLSSYDWNLIHAATLRTHLDEINSICRVWPEIVAVGSESDAGLHFYNFSGSRHVGSLHWSDPSDPRIFKARVNSITASENSVFASFDCPHRENCILEVDKAKIQIVSQLGRQSGNQAKHMVPGKLTWIPATGVLVGSAVTGGAFGYSGYIRLWDPRSGEVVWETNEPGAGRSSRFGDSFSAIDVDVEKLLLFKLCSKSGDLAMADIRRLGDDPWVYLKEKNPSLVTNGGDGSINSLVHCYKGQVFVGRGGGLEVWSRVQDMAECESDGDGEGLYRRNFVDKREDSEKGVIKKIEGGGDRLFISREDVEGIEVWESSHSAGAISVL